Proteins encoded within one genomic window of Vanrija pseudolonga chromosome 3, complete sequence:
- the BATDEDRAFT_20316 gene encoding NAD-dependent protein deacylase SIR4: MVRISIPNLPPSTGPRILTGLSVAPVPEAVAHLASFLAAGRGKTLAITGAGVSVDSGIRAYRGKEGAYSNPNYKPIFYGELVEDSARGEMFSELESHTNHPRDWARSFLGYPPVRDALPNPTHIYIASLQALGLSPGLITQNVDNLHRKALAMLESRLGTPTGDQPPPGHAAPLGPRPILELHGTLARVHCLREGHEQTRDAFQSALASENPQWDAAAKEMEETGNKPRTNPDGDVELPGADYTTFRVPECSVCAAHRKHNSIIKPNVVFFGETLPEGVRDASFALVENASQLLVMGTSLATYSAFRLIKAAREQGKPVLMISQGPSRADGLDGVEKMERKAGPVLRAYLDEVVRTRTGPEVDAVRAVLDAGVTKRPPDVEDSREHVQYPP; encoded by the exons ATGGTCCGCATCTCGATCCCAAACCTGCCCCCCTCAACAGGCCCACGCATCCTCACGGGGCTGTCCGTCGCGCCGGTCCCAGAGGCGGTGGCGCACCTCGCCTCCTTTCTCGCTGCTGGGCGCGGAAAGACGCTGGCTATCACTGGTGCTGGGGTTTCCGTCGACTCGGGGATTCGGGCGTACCGGGGCAAGGAGGGCGCGTACTCGAATCCGAACTACAA GCCGATTTTCtacggcgagctcgttgaGGACTCTGCGCGCGGGGAGATGTTCAG TGAGCTAGAGTCGCATACTAACCATCCACGAGACTGGGCGCGCTCATTCCTCGGC TACCCGCCGgtccgcgacgcgctcccgAACCCAACGCACATCTACATCGCGTCGCTGCAAGCCCTCGGCCTGTCCCCGGGGCTGATAACGCAGAACGTGGACAACCTGCACCGCAAGGCGCTGGCGATGCTCGAGagccgcctcggcacgccgacaGGCGACCAGCCTCCGCCAGGCCATGCCGCGCCGCTAGGCCCGCGCCCGATCCTCGAGTTGCATGGGACGCTGGCGCGCGTGCATTGCCTCCGCGAGGGGCACGAGcagacgcgcgacgcgttccaGAGTGCGCTTGCGAGCGAGAATCCCCAATGGGACGCCGCGGCGAAAGAGATGGAGGAGACGGGCAACAAGCCGCGCACGAaccccgacggcgacgtcgagctcccCGGCGCAGACTACACCACGTTCCGCGTGCCCGAGTGCTCGGTGTGCGCGGCGCACCGGAAACACAACAGCATC ATCAAACCCAACGTCGTGTTCTTCGGCGAGACGCTCCCCGAGGGCGTGAGGGACGCGTCGTTTGCTCTGGTTGAGAACGCGTCCCAGCTCCTCGTGATGGGCACCTCGTTGGCAACGTACTCTGCCTTCCGGCTCAtcaaggccgcgcgcgagcagggTAAACCCGTGCTCATGATCTCCCAGGGGCcgagccgcgccgacgggctcgacggcgtcgagaagatggagcgcaaggccggcCCTGTGCTGCGCGCTTATTTGGACGAGGTTGTCAG gacTCGCACAGGacccgaggtcgacgccgtccgcgccgtgctcgacgctgGCGTTACAAAACGCccgcccgacgtcgaggacagCCGCGAGCATGTCCAGTACCCCCCGTAG